One part of the Streptomyces sp. NBC_00286 genome encodes these proteins:
- a CDS encoding ABC transporter ATP-binding protein — MSTAAAEHALGRTDAEEIAARARGLTKAYGTGETTVLALDSVDVDIARGRFTAVMGPSGSGKSTLMHCLAGLDSVSAGQVWLGDTEITGLRERELTRLRRDRIGFMFQSFNLIPTLNAIENITLPMDIAGKKPDEKWLNQVIDTLGLRDRLKHRPAQLSGGQQQRVACARALASRPELIFADEPTGNLDSRAGLEVLGFLREAVDELGQTVVMVTHDPGAAAHSDLVLFLGDGRIVDQMARPSAEAVLERMKRFDTIRGPLEDGAAPDQGVAPDQGSAPGQGSAPDHGVALDKGTASDQGTASHQGIARDQD; from the coding sequence TTGTCCACTGCAGCTGCGGAGCACGCCCTCGGGCGCACGGACGCCGAGGAGATCGCGGCCCGCGCCCGTGGTCTCACCAAGGCGTACGGCACGGGCGAGACGACCGTGCTCGCCCTCGACTCGGTCGACGTCGATATCGCGCGCGGTCGTTTCACGGCGGTCATGGGTCCGTCGGGCTCGGGGAAATCCACCCTGATGCACTGTCTGGCGGGGCTCGACTCCGTGTCGGCCGGACAGGTGTGGCTGGGCGACACGGAGATCACTGGCCTGCGGGAGCGCGAGCTGACGCGGTTGCGCCGGGACCGGATCGGCTTCATGTTCCAGTCGTTCAACCTGATCCCGACGCTGAACGCGATCGAGAACATCACGCTGCCCATGGACATCGCGGGCAAGAAGCCCGACGAGAAGTGGCTGAACCAGGTCATCGACACGCTCGGTCTGCGCGACCGGCTGAAGCACCGGCCCGCACAGCTGTCCGGCGGGCAGCAGCAGCGCGTCGCCTGCGCCCGCGCGCTGGCCTCACGCCCCGAGCTGATCTTCGCCGACGAACCGACCGGCAACCTCGACTCACGGGCCGGGCTCGAAGTCCTCGGCTTCCTGCGGGAGGCCGTCGACGAGTTGGGCCAGACCGTCGTCATGGTCACGCACGATCCGGGCGCCGCGGCCCACTCCGACCTGGTGCTCTTCCTCGGGGACGGCCGGATCGTGGACCAGATGGCGCGGCCCTCGGCGGAGGCGGTGCTGGAACGCATGAAGCGCTTCGACACCATCCGCGGCCCGTTGGAGGACGGCGCCGCCCCCGATCAGGGCGTGGCACCCGATCAGGGCAGCGCACCCGGCCAGGGCAGCGCACCCGATCACGGCGTCGCTCTCGACAAGGGCACCGCTAGCGACCAAGGCACCGCTTCCCACCAGGGCATCGCCCGCGACCAGGACTGA
- a CDS encoding helix-turn-helix domain-containing protein — protein MQHGPAVRRRKLGAQLRALRTRAGLTSGEAARRVGWHQSKVSRIETGHSGVKAADLRRLLDAYDVRDPKLLEFLVVLAGAEGDDRHRWWNAYRGLLPPTYRDFISLESQASAMRTLENSVVPGLLQTPEYAREVTRAALDGLPDGKVDALVEVRLARQEVLRSDTPLRLSAVLDEGVLRRSVGGPGVMARQLRRLRDAARLPHVRIQVLPFGVGAHVGVTGPFVIFSFSTTSDLDVVVLDHLTSSLYLEREEDLQAYTEAFNSLQIHALSPEDSLDFIAGLADGE, from the coding sequence ATGCAACACGGTCCCGCGGTACGCCGCCGAAAGCTCGGCGCCCAACTGCGCGCCCTGCGCACCCGTGCAGGTCTCACGAGCGGTGAGGCCGCCCGGCGCGTCGGCTGGCACCAGTCGAAGGTGAGCAGGATCGAGACCGGCCACAGCGGGGTCAAAGCCGCGGACCTACGGCGCCTCCTCGACGCGTACGACGTCCGGGACCCGAAGCTTCTGGAGTTCCTCGTCGTGCTCGCGGGCGCCGAGGGCGACGACCGGCACCGCTGGTGGAACGCCTACCGAGGGCTGCTGCCGCCCACGTACCGCGACTTCATCAGCCTGGAGTCGCAGGCCAGCGCGATGCGCACCCTGGAGAACTCCGTGGTCCCCGGCCTGTTGCAGACACCCGAGTACGCCCGCGAGGTGACGCGGGCCGCCCTCGACGGGCTGCCGGACGGCAAGGTTGACGCACTGGTGGAAGTGCGTCTCGCCCGCCAGGAGGTGCTGCGCTCGGACACTCCGCTGCGACTGAGCGCGGTCCTGGACGAGGGAGTGCTGCGGCGGTCGGTCGGCGGACCGGGCGTGATGGCACGGCAGTTGAGGCGTCTACGGGACGCCGCCCGGCTGCCTCACGTGCGGATTCAGGTACTGCCGTTCGGAGTTGGGGCCCATGTCGGGGTGACCGGGCCTTTCGTTATCTTTTCATTTTCGACTACTTCTGATCTGGATGTGGTTGTTCTCGACCACTTGACGAGTAGCCTCTATCTCGAAAGGGAAGAGGACCTTCAGGCCTATACCGAGGCCTTCAACTCCCTTCAGATCCACGCCCTTTCGCCCGAGGACTCGTTGGATTTCATCGCCGGTCTGGCTGACGGCGAGTAA
- a CDS encoding ABC transporter permease, whose amino-acid sequence MLKATLRSFLAHKGRLLLSALAVLLSVAFVAGSLIFSDTVTRTFDRLFASTSADVTVLPREELNSQLPSGAVQTVDASIEDRIARVDGVADTHLDVSVEGVTVVNSKNESVGPTTGAPTIATGWYVTDRSPVELTSGHEPRGPGEALIDADTADNKDVGIGDTLTVIAQPGSFKVEIVGIATFTTTNPGAALVFLDIPTAQAKLLGEEGLATSIAVTAEEGVSDAALKERVSREVGTETYEVETADEQAESAAAELGGFLDVIKYVMLGFAGIAVLVGVFLIVNTFSMLIAQRTRELGLLRALGADRRQVRRSVLLEATLLGLVGSTLGLATGIGLAFGLIELMSLLGMNLKSTEMVIGWATPVSAYAVGVGVTFVAAYLPARRAAGVSPMAALADAEIAGVGRPLRVRAIVGTVVGALGSAALVGCVTATETGSAASLLGLGVVLTLIATVIAGPLLVRPVIRVLGGAFPALFGSIGRMSQRNALRNPRRTGATAAALMVGLALVGGMSVASESMTKSFDQQIDETLGADFVVQNSNFQPFPQEITEKVNETDGVGTVVRQRFAAIAARLPDGDRVETGAAGYGDQLDEVANITYAQGDTEAALAPGNMAMDVDYAKDHDVRIGSVIPIEFQGGRETELRVAALTDQEGGEGFGAQGAMYFGLETLERYVPGGQDSTLYVNAASGTSVDTLRERLDQTLDPYPQVEVRDQADYKELIRGQIAVLLYLVYALLGLAIIIAVLGVVNTLALSVVERTREIGLLRAIGLARRQLRRMIRLESVVIAVFGAVLGLALGLVWGVCVQQVLALQGMTALAIPWGTIVAVVVGSAVVGIVAALLPALRASRMNVLAAIAHE is encoded by the coding sequence GTGCTGAAGGCGACACTGAGGAGTTTCCTCGCGCACAAGGGGCGGCTGCTGCTCTCGGCGCTGGCCGTCCTGCTGTCCGTGGCGTTCGTCGCGGGCAGCCTGATCTTCTCGGACACGGTCACCCGTACCTTCGACCGGCTCTTCGCGTCCACGTCGGCCGACGTGACCGTACTGCCGCGCGAGGAGCTGAACTCCCAGCTGCCCTCCGGGGCCGTCCAGACCGTGGACGCGAGCATTGAGGACCGTATCGCCCGGGTCGACGGAGTCGCCGACACGCATCTGGACGTCTCCGTCGAGGGCGTCACCGTCGTCAACAGCAAGAACGAGTCCGTGGGCCCGACCACTGGCGCGCCCACCATCGCCACCGGCTGGTACGTCACCGATCGCAGCCCCGTGGAACTGACCTCCGGCCATGAGCCACGCGGGCCCGGCGAAGCGCTGATCGACGCCGACACGGCCGACAACAAGGACGTAGGCATCGGTGACACGCTCACCGTGATCGCACAGCCGGGTTCGTTCAAGGTGGAGATCGTCGGCATCGCGACCTTCACCACCACCAACCCGGGTGCGGCCCTCGTCTTCCTCGACATTCCGACCGCGCAGGCCAAGCTGCTGGGCGAGGAGGGCCTCGCCACCAGCATCGCGGTGACCGCGGAGGAGGGCGTGAGCGACGCCGCTCTCAAGGAGCGCGTGTCTCGCGAGGTCGGCACCGAGACCTATGAGGTGGAGACGGCCGACGAGCAGGCCGAGTCCGCCGCTGCCGAACTGGGCGGCTTCCTCGACGTGATCAAGTACGTGATGCTCGGCTTCGCAGGGATCGCCGTACTGGTCGGCGTGTTCCTGATCGTCAACACCTTCTCCATGCTGATCGCCCAACGCACCCGCGAACTCGGCCTGTTGCGCGCCCTCGGAGCCGACCGGCGGCAGGTGCGCCGGTCCGTGCTCCTGGAGGCGACGCTGCTGGGCCTGGTCGGCTCCACGCTGGGCCTGGCCACCGGGATCGGGCTTGCGTTCGGGCTGATCGAGCTCATGAGCCTGCTGGGCATGAACCTGAAGTCCACCGAGATGGTCATCGGCTGGGCGACCCCCGTCTCGGCGTACGCCGTCGGAGTCGGCGTCACCTTCGTCGCCGCGTATCTGCCCGCGCGACGGGCCGCCGGAGTGTCACCGATGGCCGCGCTCGCGGACGCCGAAATCGCCGGTGTGGGGCGGCCGTTGCGGGTACGGGCCATCGTGGGGACGGTCGTCGGAGCACTCGGCTCCGCCGCGCTCGTCGGGTGCGTGACCGCGACGGAGACGGGATCCGCCGCTTCCCTGCTCGGGCTCGGCGTCGTCCTGACCCTCATCGCGACCGTGATCGCCGGACCGCTGCTCGTACGGCCCGTGATCCGCGTCCTCGGCGGAGCGTTCCCGGCCCTGTTCGGCTCGATCGGGCGGATGAGCCAGCGCAACGCGCTGCGCAATCCGCGTCGTACGGGTGCCACCGCGGCGGCGCTGATGGTCGGTCTCGCCCTGGTCGGCGGGATGTCCGTGGCCAGCGAGTCCATGACCAAGTCCTTCGACCAGCAGATCGACGAGACGCTGGGCGCCGACTTCGTGGTGCAGAACAGCAACTTCCAGCCGTTCCCGCAGGAGATCACCGAGAAGGTGAACGAAACGGACGGCGTCGGAACAGTCGTACGCCAGCGATTCGCAGCCATCGCGGCACGGCTGCCCGACGGCGACCGCGTCGAGACGGGCGCGGCAGGCTACGGCGACCAACTCGACGAGGTCGCGAACATCACGTACGCGCAGGGCGACACCGAGGCGGCGCTGGCGCCCGGAAACATGGCCATGGACGTCGACTACGCCAAGGATCACGACGTACGCATCGGCAGTGTCATCCCCATCGAGTTCCAAGGCGGCCGGGAGACCGAACTGCGGGTGGCCGCGCTCACCGACCAGGAGGGCGGCGAGGGCTTCGGCGCGCAGGGAGCGATGTACTTCGGCCTCGAGACGCTGGAGCGGTACGTGCCCGGCGGTCAGGACTCGACGCTGTACGTGAACGCCGCCTCGGGCACCTCCGTCGACACGCTGCGCGAGCGCCTGGATCAGACGCTCGACCCGTATCCGCAGGTGGAGGTGCGCGACCAGGCCGACTACAAGGAGCTGATCCGCGGCCAGATCGCCGTACTGCTCTATCTCGTCTACGCGCTGCTGGGCCTGGCGATCATCATCGCGGTGCTCGGTGTGGTCAACACCCTTGCCCTGTCGGTCGTGGAGCGCACCCGCGAGATCGGGCTGCTGCGTGCGATCGGCCTCGCCCGGCGGCAGTTGCGGCGGATGATCCGGCTGGAGTCGGTGGTGATCGCCGTGTTCGGCGCGGTTCTCGGGCTGGCGCTGGGGCTTGTGTGGGGCGTGTGCGTGCAACAGGTTCTGGCGTTGCAGGGCATGACGGCGCTGGCGATTCCGTGGGGCACCATCGTCGCGGTCGTGGTGGGTTCGGCTGTCGTGGGCATCGTGGCGGCGCTGCTGCCCGCGTTGCGTGCCTCACGGATGAACGTTCTGGCGGCCATCGCGCACGAGTGA
- the bioD gene encoding dethiobiotin synthase gives MPVLVITGTGTEVGKTVTTAAVAAAAVAAGRSVAVLKPAQTGVRPDARGDADEVARLAGPVTTLELARYPEPLAPATAARRAGLAPVRASEVAEAAGKLAAEHEVVLVEGAGGLLVRFDDAGGTLADAARLLDASVLVVASAGLGTLNTTELTARELRVRQLDLLGVVVGSWPSEPDLASRCNLTDLPLVAGAPLLGAVPEGVGRLRPADFRAAAPSWLGRPLGGTWDAEAFAAGQGAG, from the coding sequence ATGCCGGTACTGGTGATCACGGGGACGGGCACGGAGGTCGGCAAGACGGTCACGACCGCGGCCGTCGCCGCGGCTGCCGTCGCCGCCGGGCGGTCCGTGGCCGTGCTCAAGCCCGCGCAGACGGGCGTACGGCCGGACGCGCGTGGTGACGCCGACGAGGTGGCCCGGCTCGCGGGCCCGGTGACCACGCTCGAACTCGCCCGATATCCCGAGCCGTTGGCGCCCGCGACGGCTGCCCGGAGGGCCGGTCTGGCTCCGGTGCGGGCGTCCGAAGTGGCGGAGGCGGCGGGCAAGCTGGCCGCCGAACACGAGGTCGTGCTGGTCGAGGGGGCGGGCGGGCTGCTCGTACGGTTCGACGACGCGGGCGGCACGTTGGCGGACGCGGCCCGCCTGCTGGACGCCTCTGTGCTGGTGGTGGCCTCCGCCGGGCTCGGCACCCTCAACACGACGGAGCTGACCGCCCGCGAACTGCGCGTCCGGCAGCTGGACTTGCTGGGCGTCGTGGTGGGCAGCTGGCCGAGCGAGCCGGATCTCGCGTCGCGTTGCAACCTCACGGATCTGCCGTTGGTGGCGGGGGCGCCGCTGCTGGGAGCGGTTCCGGAGGGGGTGGGGCGGCTGCGGCCCGCCGACTTCCGTGCTGCCGCGCCGAGTTGGCTCGGCCGGCCGCTGGGCGGGACGTGGGATGCGGAGGCGTTCGCTGCGGGGCAGGGGGCGGGGTAG
- a CDS encoding adenosylmethionine--8-amino-7-oxononanoate transaminase produces MPDLPVSELLDLDRRHVWHPYGPMPGRQEPLVVESASGVRLTIAGQPDELVDGMSSWWSAIHGYNHPVLNDAVREQLGRMSHVMFGGLTHEPAVRLAKRLVDMSPDGLEHVFLADSGSVSVEVAVKMCLQYWRSLGRPAKQRLLTWRGGYHGDTWQPMSVCDPEGGMHELWQGVLPRQVFADPPPVAYEESYADHLHSLIERHADELAAVIVEPVVQGAGGMRFHSPGYLRVLREACDAYGVLLVFDEIATGFGRTGALFAADHAGVTPDVMCLGKALTGGYMTMAATLCTSRVAEGISRGEVPVLAHGPTFMGNPLAAAVAGASIDLLLGQDWRTEIKRIETGLREGLGSASELPGVRDVRVLGAIGVVQLDHDVDMAAATRAAVREGVWLRPFRDLVYTMPPYVTGDADVARIARAVCAAAREG; encoded by the coding sequence ATGCCTGACCTGCCCGTGAGCGAGCTGCTCGACCTCGACCGACGCCACGTATGGCATCCGTACGGGCCGATGCCCGGCCGGCAGGAACCGCTCGTCGTGGAGTCGGCGAGCGGGGTGCGACTGACGATCGCCGGTCAGCCGGACGAACTGGTGGACGGCATGTCGTCCTGGTGGTCCGCCATCCACGGCTACAACCACCCCGTGCTCAACGACGCGGTGCGCGAGCAGCTCGGGCGGATGAGCCATGTCATGTTCGGCGGGCTCACACACGAGCCCGCCGTACGGCTGGCGAAGCGCCTTGTCGACATGTCGCCGGATGGACTTGAGCATGTCTTCCTCGCCGACTCCGGCTCGGTCTCGGTCGAGGTCGCGGTCAAGATGTGCCTTCAGTACTGGCGTTCGCTCGGCCGCCCGGCCAAGCAGCGCCTGCTGACCTGGCGCGGCGGCTATCACGGCGACACCTGGCAGCCGATGTCGGTGTGCGATCCCGAGGGCGGGATGCACGAGCTGTGGCAGGGGGTGCTGCCCCGGCAGGTGTTCGCGGATCCGCCTCCGGTCGCGTACGAGGAGTCGTACGCCGATCATCTCCACTCGCTGATCGAGCGCCACGCCGATGAACTGGCCGCGGTGATCGTCGAGCCGGTGGTGCAGGGCGCGGGCGGGATGCGGTTCCACTCCCCCGGCTATCTGCGGGTGCTGCGCGAGGCCTGCGACGCGTACGGCGTGCTGCTCGTGTTCGACGAGATCGCGACCGGGTTCGGGCGTACGGGGGCACTGTTCGCGGCGGACCATGCGGGCGTGACACCGGATGTGATGTGCCTGGGCAAGGCGCTGACCGGCGGCTATATGACGATGGCGGCGACGCTGTGTACGTCGCGGGTCGCCGAGGGAATCTCGCGGGGCGAGGTCCCGGTGCTCGCCCATGGCCCGACCTTCATGGGCAATCCGCTGGCCGCCGCGGTGGCCGGCGCCTCGATCGATCTGCTCCTCGGCCAGGACTGGCGGACGGAGATCAAGCGCATCGAGACGGGGTTGCGGGAGGGGCTGGGGTCGGCTTCGGAGCTTCCGGGGGTACGGGACGTGCGCGTCCTCGGTGCCATCGGTGTCGTACAGCTGGATCACGACGTCGACATGGCGGCGGCGACGCGGGCTGCGGTGCGCGAGGGCGTGTGGCTGCGGCCGTTCCGCGATCTCGTCTACACGATGCCGCCGTACGTGACGGGCGACGCGGACGTGGCACGGATCGCGCGCGCCGTGTGCGCGGCGGCGCGGGAAGGGTGA
- a CDS encoding class I SAM-dependent methyltransferase, whose product MRPRRSRTGQAGRMAPAPVHHPVFARFYAKISVASEPAIGPHRDELLAGLSGRVIEIGAGNGLNFAHYPSTVSEVVAIEPERRLRQLAVTAALRSEVPVDVVPGVAEGLPVKSEAFDAAVLSLVLCSVRDVPRALAEVRRVLRPGGELRFFEHGKGGGAVMGVAQRALDRTVWPLLFGGCHVSRDVLGSLRDAGYELGPYRRVLVPEKGVRMPTSYCVLGTARSAG is encoded by the coding sequence ATGCGACCACGCCGTTCCCGGACCGGCCAGGCCGGCCGGATGGCCCCGGCTCCCGTGCACCACCCGGTGTTCGCCCGCTTCTACGCCAAGATCAGCGTCGCCTCCGAGCCCGCCATCGGCCCGCACCGCGACGAACTGCTCGCCGGACTCTCCGGCCGCGTCATCGAGATCGGCGCCGGCAACGGACTGAACTTCGCCCACTATCCGAGCACCGTCTCGGAGGTCGTCGCCATCGAACCCGAGCGCAGGCTGCGGCAGTTGGCGGTGACCGCCGCCCTGCGCTCCGAGGTGCCCGTCGACGTGGTGCCGGGCGTCGCGGAGGGGCTGCCGGTCAAGAGCGAGGCGTTCGACGCGGCGGTGCTGTCGCTGGTGCTGTGCAGCGTACGGGACGTGCCGCGGGCCTTGGCCGAGGTCCGCCGCGTCCTGCGGCCGGGCGGTGAGCTGCGGTTTTTCGAGCACGGCAAGGGTGGGGGCGCGGTGATGGGCGTCGCTCAGCGCGCCCTCGACCGCACCGTGTGGCCGCTGCTGTTCGGCGGCTGCCACGTCAGCCGGGACGTGCTGGGCTCGCTGCGCGACGCCGGGTACGAACTGGGGCCGTATCGGCGGGTGTTGGTGCCGGAGAAGGGGGTGCGGATGCCGACCTCTTACTGCGTGCTCGGCACGGCGCGCTCCGCTGGGTGA
- a CDS encoding 8-amino-7-oxononanoate synthase, whose translation MAGSPFAWIDEQARTRRRAGLVRTLRPRPADSPLLDLASNDYLGLARHPEITAAASHAAKVWGGGATGSRLVTGSTELHAELERELAEFCGFESALVFSSGYAANLAAVTALAPHGSLVVSDAGNHASLIDGCRLARGTTQVVAHADPDAVRKVLGTHAGPAVVVSDTVFSVDGDAAPLAELAGACREFGAGLVVDDAHGLGVLGEGGRGAPYAAGLAGAADVVTTVTLSKSFGSQGGAVLGPAHVIDHLVNAARTFIFDTGLAPAAAGAALAALRLLRRQPERAARARAVAKTLHSRLTAEGLEAVRPDAAVVSVRASSPERAVRWAADCREAGLAVGCFRPPSVPDGISRLRLTARADLTDGQLDHAVRVISAARR comes from the coding sequence ATGGCCGGATCGCCGTTCGCGTGGATCGACGAACAGGCGCGTACGCGACGCCGGGCCGGACTCGTCCGCACCCTGCGCCCACGCCCCGCCGACTCCCCGCTGCTCGATCTCGCGAGCAACGACTATCTGGGCCTGGCCCGGCACCCCGAGATCACCGCGGCCGCCTCGCACGCCGCGAAGGTGTGGGGCGGCGGCGCCACTGGCTCCCGGCTCGTCACCGGCTCCACGGAGCTGCACGCCGAACTCGAGCGTGAGCTGGCCGAGTTCTGCGGCTTCGAGTCTGCGCTCGTCTTCTCCTCGGGTTATGCCGCGAACCTCGCCGCCGTCACCGCACTGGCGCCGCACGGCTCGCTCGTCGTGTCGGACGCGGGCAACCACGCCTCGCTGATCGACGGTTGCCGTCTCGCGCGCGGCACCACGCAAGTCGTCGCGCATGCCGACCCGGACGCTGTACGCAAGGTGCTGGGCACGCACGCCGGACCCGCCGTCGTCGTGTCCGACACGGTCTTCTCGGTGGACGGCGACGCGGCTCCGCTCGCCGAACTTGCGGGTGCCTGCCGGGAGTTCGGCGCGGGTCTGGTCGTCGACGACGCGCACGGGCTCGGCGTGCTCGGCGAAGGCGGCCGGGGCGCGCCGTACGCGGCCGGGCTCGCGGGCGCGGCCGATGTCGTCACCACCGTCACGCTGTCGAAGTCGTTCGGCAGCCAGGGCGGCGCCGTCCTCGGCCCGGCCCACGTGATCGACCACCTGGTCAACGCGGCCCGCACCTTCATCTTCGACACCGGACTGGCCCCGGCCGCCGCGGGGGCCGCCCTCGCGGCCCTGCGCCTGCTGCGCCGGCAACCGGAACGAGCGGCACGGGCGCGTGCCGTGGCCAAGACCCTGCACTCACGCCTGACCGCCGAAGGCCTCGAAGCCGTACGGCCGGACGCCGCCGTCGTCTCCGTGCGCGCATCCTCGCCGGAGCGGGCCGTGCGCTGGGCTGCGGACTGCCGCGAGGCGGGACTGGCCGTCGGCTGCTTCCGTCCCCCGTCGGTGCCGGACGGCATCTCACGGCTGCGGCTCACCGCCCGCGCGGATCTCACCGACGGGCAACTCGACCATGCCGTACGGGTGATCAGCGCAGCGCGTCGATAA
- a CDS encoding fic family toxin-antitoxin system, toxin component, with product MVAEQKTPGDPQVTDWGALVAAVSRHEAEIFGVPVYDTPHARAAALLQLLLHIPALERSNAMFATAVAYAYLVASGLKVVTSPEQVRDLARLVKTGEATVQDITQELRRWSLEP from the coding sequence ATGGTCGCCGAACAGAAGACTCCCGGAGATCCCCAGGTCACCGACTGGGGAGCCCTTGTCGCCGCGGTAAGCCGGCACGAGGCCGAGATCTTCGGCGTCCCCGTCTACGACACCCCACACGCCCGCGCCGCAGCACTGCTCCAACTCCTGCTGCACATCCCAGCCCTGGAACGCTCCAACGCGATGTTCGCCACGGCCGTTGCCTACGCCTATCTGGTCGCCAGCGGCCTGAAGGTAGTCACGTCACCCGAGCAGGTCCGCGACTTGGCCCGCCTGGTCAAGACGGGCGAGGCAACGGTGCAGGACATCACGCAGGAGCTGCGCAGGTGGAGCCTCGAACCGTGA
- a CDS encoding ATP-binding protein, protein MADHLEASVTLPSDPASVSAARTYVVNVLAEWGLPSDTEAADTVRLIVSELATNAVQHTFGQSPTFTVDLELDRDEQLRIGVTDSHPRFPKRLPAAVQQDNGRGLVIIRFLTAECGGKVTVRPTREGGKTVSIMLPWTTPVQPVPAD, encoded by the coding sequence ATGGCAGACCACCTGGAAGCCTCCGTCACTCTGCCGAGCGATCCCGCCTCGGTCTCCGCCGCTCGTACCTATGTCGTCAACGTCCTTGCCGAATGGGGCCTTCCGTCGGACACGGAAGCCGCCGACACCGTCCGTCTCATCGTCTCCGAACTCGCCACCAACGCCGTGCAGCACACCTTCGGCCAGTCACCGACCTTCACGGTGGACCTCGAGCTTGACCGTGACGAGCAGCTGCGCATCGGCGTGACCGACAGCCATCCACGCTTCCCGAAAAGACTCCCGGCAGCCGTCCAGCAGGACAACGGCAGAGGCCTGGTCATCATCCGCTTCCTCACCGCCGAGTGCGGGGGCAAGGTGACGGTCCGGCCCACCCGTGAGGGCGGCAAAACGGTGTCGATCATGCTGCCGTGGACGACTCCGGTTCAGCCGGTTCCTGCCGACTGA
- the bioB gene encoding biotin synthase BioB, with amino-acid sequence MDLLNTLVDKGLRRELPTRDEALAVLATSDDELLDVVAAAGKVRRQWFGRRVKLNYLVNLKSGLCPEDCSYCSQRLGSKAEILKYTWLKPDQASEAAAAGLAGGAKRVCLVASGRGPTDRDVDRVSDTIKAIKDQNEGVEVCACLGLLSDGQAERLRAAGADAYNHNLNTSESTYGDITTTHTYADRVDTVEKAHAAGLSACSGLIAGMGESDEDLVDVVYALRELDPDSVPVNFLIPFEGTPLAKEWNLTPQRCLRILAMVRFVCPDVEVRIAGGREVHLRTMQPLALHLANSIFLGDYLTSEGQAGKADLEMVADAGFEVEGTDEVTLPEHRVSGGCGSGSVCASADAEAIPEARTDLVAVRRRGAGTDLAPNA; translated from the coding sequence ATGGACCTGCTGAACACGCTGGTGGACAAGGGGCTTCGGCGCGAGCTGCCGACCCGCGACGAGGCGCTGGCCGTGCTGGCCACCTCCGACGACGAACTCCTCGATGTGGTGGCCGCGGCCGGAAAGGTACGGCGGCAGTGGTTCGGCCGACGGGTGAAACTCAACTATCTGGTCAACCTCAAGTCGGGCCTGTGCCCGGAGGACTGCTCCTACTGCTCCCAACGCCTCGGCTCCAAGGCGGAGATCCTCAAGTACACCTGGCTGAAGCCCGACCAGGCCTCCGAGGCAGCGGCGGCCGGGCTCGCGGGCGGCGCCAAGCGGGTCTGTCTGGTGGCGAGCGGGCGCGGGCCGACGGACCGTGACGTCGACCGGGTCTCCGACACCATCAAAGCGATCAAGGACCAGAACGAGGGCGTCGAGGTGTGCGCCTGCCTCGGGCTCCTCTCCGACGGCCAGGCCGAGCGGCTGCGCGCCGCGGGCGCCGACGCCTACAACCACAACCTCAACACGTCCGAGAGCACGTATGGGGACATCACCACCACCCATACGTATGCCGACCGTGTGGACACGGTCGAGAAGGCGCACGCGGCTGGTCTGTCCGCCTGCTCCGGCCTGATCGCGGGCATGGGCGAGAGCGACGAGGACCTGGTCGACGTCGTCTACGCACTCCGTGAGCTGGATCCCGACTCGGTCCCGGTGAACTTCCTGATCCCCTTCGAGGGCACCCCGCTCGCCAAGGAGTGGAACCTCACCCCGCAGCGTTGTCTGCGCATCCTCGCGATGGTCCGCTTCGTCTGCCCGGACGTGGAGGTGCGCATCGCGGGCGGCCGCGAGGTCCATCTCCGTACGATGCAGCCGCTCGCCCTGCACCTCGCCAACTCGATCTTCCTCGGCGACTACCTCACGAGCGAGGGTCAGGCAGGCAAGGCGGACCTGGAGATGGTCGCGGACGCCGGCTTCGAGGTGGAGGGCACGGACGAGGTGACGCTGCCGGAGCACCGGGTGTCGGGCGGGTGCGGCTCGGGGAGCGTCTGCGCTTCCGCCGATGCGGAGGCGATCCCCGAGGCGCGTACGGATCTGGTCGCGGTACGCCGCCGGGGTGCCGGAACGGATCTCGCACCCAATGCCTGA
- a CDS encoding DUF397 domain-containing protein yields the protein MSTTLPRSVPSSTQLHGVRWQRSSRSTGMNNCVETARPASGPWAGLHAVRDSKNTSGPALLFAPSAWEGFIDALR from the coding sequence ATGTCCACCACCCTGCCTCGGTCCGTACCTTCCAGTACTCAACTGCACGGTGTGCGGTGGCAGCGCAGCAGCCGCAGCACGGGAATGAACAACTGCGTCGAGACGGCCCGTCCGGCCTCCGGCCCATGGGCCGGCCTTCACGCGGTGCGCGACTCGAAGAACACATCGGGCCCCGCCCTGCTCTTCGCCCCCTCGGCCTGGGAGGGCTTTATCGACGCGCTGCGCTGA